The following are from one region of the Hyphomicrobium album genome:
- a CDS encoding HAMP domain-containing protein, whose product MRSGDFSVRLPTDWDGLWGKVADTFNDIVSTNERMATQLDRVGQVVGREGKTKQRVRIGSASGAWGGMETSINQLIDDLLWPTTEVTRTIRAVAQGDLLQTMRLDVDGRPLEGEFLRSATIVNTMIKQLSVFTSEVTRVAREVGTDGKLGGQAQVSEVTGVWKDLTESVNSMASNLTAQVRNIAEVTIAVAMGDLSKKITVDVRGEILQLKEAINTMVDQLRSFAAEVTRVAREVGTEGRLGGQAVVPGVAGTWKDLTDNVNLLAANLTTQVRNIAEVTTAVARGDLSRKITVDVKGEILELKNTINTMVDQLNGFAGEVTRVAREVGTEGKLGGQAQVPGVAGTWKDLTDNVNSMASNLTAQVRNIAEVSTAIAGGDLSKKITVNVSGEILQLKETINTMVDQLNAFAGEVTRVAREVGTEGRLGGQAEVRGVAGTWKDLTDSVNSMASNLTTQVRNIAEVSTAIANGDLSKKIAVDVRGEVLELKETINTMVDQLNAFAGEVTRVAREVGTEGKLGGQAVVRGVAGTWKDLTDSVNSMASNLTGQVRNIAEVATAVAQGDLSKKVSVNVSGEILQLKETINTMVDQLNAFAAEVTRVAREVGTEGKLGGQAQVPGVAGTWKDLTDSVNSMAGNLTDQVRNIAEVATAIATGDLSRKITVDVRGEILQLKETLNTMVDQLNRFAGEVTRVAREVGTEGRLGGQANVPGVAGTWKDLTDNVNLLAGNLTTQVRNIADVTTAVARGDLSKRITVDVKGEILELKATINTMVDQLNGFAGEVTRVAREVGTEGKLGGQAQVPGAAGTWKDLTDNVNLMASNLTDQVRNIAEVATAIAGGDLSKKITVDVRGEILLLKETLNTMVEQLRSFAAEVTRVAREVGTEGRLAGQAVVPGVAGTWKDLTDSVNSMAGNLTAQVRNIAEVTTAVARGDLSRKITVDVKGEILELKNTINTMVDQLNGFASEVTRVAREVGTEGKLGGQAQVPGVAGTWKDLTDTVNVMAANLTEQVRGIVKVVTAVAEGDLKQKLTVKSKGEVAALAETINDMTDTLAIFADQVTTVAREVGVEGRLGGQANVPGAAGTWKDLTGNVNLLADNLTNQVRAIAEVTTAVTKGDLTRSIQVDARGEVAELKDYINTMIDNLRLTTERNTDQDWLKTNLARFTGMLQGQRDLTTVGTMLLSELVPLVRGHQGVIYQMVADDAPGLRLLGKYADHPERGYPREIDLGDGFIGQCAVEKRRILITDIPENAVRVGPSFVEALPRSVVVLPVTFEDQLKAVIAVASLREFDQAQLSFLDQLTASIGIVLNSIEATMQTEGLLKQSQELAGELQAQQRELQKTNEQLEQKAQQLAERNVEVEAKNQEIEHARRALEEKATELALTSKYKSEFLANMSHELRTPLNSILILGQQLSENADGNLSDKQVEFSRTIHGAGSDLLNLISDILDLSKIESGTVSVDAEELYLTNLLDTVARPFRHEAEGRHLSFDLELDPSLGRSIITDSKRLQQVLKNLLSNAFKFTEHGGVRLTTSAAAAGWNPDHPVLSKSSSVIAFEVSDTGIGILPEKQKIIFEAFQQADASTSRKYGGTGLGLAISRELATLLGGEIQLRSTPGMGSTFTLFLPQSYIGPSVTLVEDTGARARLIADAQQLRPPERTVESIADDRDNLAPGESVLLVVEDDPHYARILMDLAHDNGFKVLVAQRGAEALALATEFNPNAVSLDVFLPDMMGWSVLSQLKQNPLTRHIPVQMITLDEDRQHALAQGAFSFLTKPTTVDGLREALNRIKDFAVPRRKQLLVVEDNEAERLGIRELLNHDDIDIATASKGSEALDFLRTNECDCVVLDLKLPDMSGFQVLEELGKDEALSAIPVVVFTGRELSAEEDARLRSMARSVVVKGVESPERLLDETALFLHRIVGELPAEKQRMLERLHESDDDLVGQTVLLVDDDARNIFALSSVLERRGMNVLTATTGNEAIDSLEATPDVAIVLMDIMMPEMDGYQTMQAIRTQAKWRRLPIIALTAKAMKGDREKCLVAGASDYLAKPVNTEQLLAALRMWLHR is encoded by the coding sequence ATGCGCTCCGGCGATTTTTCCGTCCGTCTGCCAACCGATTGGGATGGCCTCTGGGGCAAGGTTGCCGACACTTTCAATGACATTGTCTCCACCAACGAGCGGATGGCGACGCAACTCGACCGCGTCGGGCAGGTCGTCGGCCGTGAGGGCAAGACCAAGCAGCGCGTCCGCATAGGGTCAGCCTCCGGCGCCTGGGGCGGCATGGAGACGTCGATCAACCAGCTGATCGACGACCTCCTGTGGCCGACGACCGAGGTCACCCGCACCATCCGCGCGGTCGCCCAGGGCGACCTGTTGCAAACCATGCGTCTCGATGTGGACGGGCGCCCGCTGGAGGGCGAGTTCCTCCGCTCGGCGACCATCGTCAACACGATGATCAAGCAGCTCTCGGTGTTCACCTCGGAGGTGACCCGCGTGGCGCGCGAGGTCGGCACCGACGGCAAGCTCGGCGGCCAGGCGCAGGTGTCGGAAGTGACCGGCGTGTGGAAAGACCTCACCGAGAGCGTCAACTCGATGGCGTCGAACCTGACCGCCCAGGTGCGCAACATCGCCGAGGTGACGATCGCGGTCGCCATGGGCGACTTGTCGAAGAAGATCACCGTCGACGTGCGCGGGGAGATTCTGCAGCTGAAGGAAGCCATCAATACGATGGTGGATCAGCTCCGCTCGTTCGCCGCCGAGGTGACGCGCGTGGCGCGTGAGGTCGGTACGGAAGGGCGCCTCGGTGGCCAGGCCGTGGTGCCGGGTGTCGCCGGCACCTGGAAAGACTTGACCGACAACGTCAACCTGCTCGCCGCCAACTTGACCACTCAGGTGCGCAACATCGCCGAGGTGACGACGGCCGTCGCCCGCGGCGACCTTTCGCGCAAGATCACCGTGGACGTGAAGGGCGAGATCCTCGAGCTGAAGAACACCATCAACACCATGGTCGATCAGCTCAACGGCTTTGCCGGCGAGGTGACGCGCGTCGCGCGCGAGGTGGGCACGGAGGGCAAGCTCGGCGGCCAGGCGCAGGTGCCGGGCGTCGCCGGCACGTGGAAGGACTTGACCGACAACGTCAACTCGATGGCGTCGAACCTGACGGCGCAGGTGCGCAACATCGCCGAGGTGTCGACCGCCATCGCCGGCGGCGACCTGTCGAAGAAGATCACGGTCAACGTCTCGGGCGAGATCCTGCAGCTCAAAGAGACCATCAACACGATGGTCGATCAGCTCAACGCCTTCGCCGGCGAGGTGACGCGCGTCGCGCGCGAGGTCGGCACCGAAGGCCGCCTCGGCGGCCAGGCCGAGGTGCGCGGCGTCGCCGGCACGTGGAAGGATCTGACGGACTCGGTCAACTCGATGGCGTCGAACCTCACGACGCAGGTGCGCAACATCGCCGAGGTGTCGACGGCCATCGCCAATGGCGACTTGTCGAAGAAGATCGCCGTGGACGTGCGTGGCGAGGTGCTCGAGCTCAAGGAGACCATCAACACGATGGTCGATCAGCTCAACGCCTTTGCCGGCGAGGTGACGCGCGTCGCCCGCGAGGTCGGAACGGAAGGTAAGCTCGGCGGTCAGGCCGTGGTGCGCGGCGTCGCCGGCACGTGGAAGGACTTGACCGACTCGGTCAACTCGATGGCCTCGAACCTCACCGGCCAGGTGCGCAACATCGCCGAGGTGGCGACCGCCGTCGCCCAGGGCGACTTGTCGAAGAAAGTGTCGGTCAACGTCTCGGGCGAGATCCTGCAGCTCAAAGAGACCATCAACACGATGGTCGATCAGCTCAACGCCTTCGCTGCTGAGGTGACGCGCGTCGCGCGCGAGGTCGGCACCGAAGGCAAGCTTGGCGGCCAGGCGCAGGTGCCGGGCGTTGCCGGCACGTGGAAGGATTTGACGGACTCGGTCAACTCGATGGCCGGCAACCTTACCGACCAGGTGCGCAACATCGCCGAGGTGGCAACAGCCATCGCCACCGGCGACCTTTCGCGCAAGATCACCGTCGACGTGCGCGGCGAGATCCTGCAGCTGAAGGAAACGCTGAACACCATGGTTGACCAGCTCAACCGCTTCGCCGGTGAGGTGACGCGTGTCGCGCGCGAGGTCGGCACCGAAGGGCGTCTCGGCGGCCAGGCGAACGTGCCGGGTGTCGCGGGCACCTGGAAAGACTTGACCGACAACGTCAACCTGCTCGCCGGCAACCTCACGACCCAGGTGCGCAACATCGCCGACGTGACGACGGCCGTCGCCCGCGGCGACTTGTCGAAGCGCATTACCGTCGACGTGAAGGGCGAAATTCTCGAGCTGAAGGCGACCATCAATACGATGGTCGATCAGCTCAATGGCTTTGCCGGCGAGGTGACGCGCGTTGCGCGCGAGGTCGGCACCGAAGGCAAACTCGGCGGCCAGGCTCAGGTGCCGGGCGCTGCCGGCACGTGGAAGGACTTGACCGACAACGTCAACCTGATGGCGTCGAACCTCACCGACCAGGTGCGCAACATCGCCGAGGTGGCGACCGCCATCGCCGGCGGCGACCTGTCGAAGAAGATCACCGTTGACGTGCGCGGCGAGATCCTGCTGCTCAAAGAAACGCTGAATACGATGGTCGAGCAGCTCCGCTCCTTCGCCGCCGAGGTGACGCGCGTCGCCCGCGAAGTCGGCACGGAAGGCCGTCTCGCCGGTCAGGCGGTGGTGCCGGGCGTCGCCGGCACGTGGAAGGACTTGACGGACTCGGTCAACTCGATGGCCGGCAACCTCACCGCCCAGGTGCGCAACATCGCCGAGGTGACGACCGCCGTCGCGCGTGGCGACCTTTCGCGCAAGATCACCGTCGACGTGAAGGGTGAGATCCTCGAGCTGAAGAACACCATCAACACGATGGTCGATCAGCTCAACGGCTTCGCCTCGGAGGTGACGCGCGTCGCCCGCGAGGTGGGCACGGAGGGCAAGCTCGGCGGACAGGCGCAGGTGCCAGGCGTCGCCGGAACGTGGAAAGACCTGACCGACACCGTGAACGTCATGGCCGCCAACCTCACCGAACAGGTGCGCGGCATCGTGAAAGTCGTGACCGCGGTCGCCGAGGGCGACCTGAAGCAGAAGCTGACGGTGAAATCGAAGGGCGAGGTTGCGGCCCTTGCCGAGACGATCAACGACATGACCGACACGCTCGCCATCTTCGCCGATCAGGTGACGACGGTGGCGCGCGAGGTCGGCGTCGAAGGGCGTCTCGGTGGTCAGGCGAACGTGCCTGGCGCCGCCGGCACGTGGAAGGATTTGACGGGCAACGTGAACCTGCTCGCCGACAACCTCACCAACCAGGTGCGCGCCATCGCTGAGGTGACGACCGCCGTGACCAAGGGCGACCTCACCCGCTCCATTCAGGTGGACGCCCGCGGCGAGGTGGCCGAGCTAAAAGACTACATCAACACCATGATCGACAACCTCCGCCTGACGACGGAGCGCAACACCGATCAGGACTGGCTGAAGACCAACCTCGCGCGCTTTACCGGCATGTTGCAAGGCCAGCGCGATCTGACGACGGTCGGCACGATGCTTCTGTCGGAGCTGGTGCCGCTGGTGCGGGGCCACCAAGGCGTCATCTATCAGATGGTTGCCGACGACGCGCCGGGCCTCAGGCTGCTGGGCAAGTACGCGGATCACCCCGAGCGCGGCTATCCGCGCGAGATCGATTTGGGCGACGGCTTCATCGGCCAGTGCGCGGTCGAGAAGCGCCGCATCCTCATCACCGATATTCCCGAGAACGCCGTGCGCGTCGGGCCGTCGTTCGTCGAGGCGCTGCCGCGCAGCGTCGTGGTGCTGCCCGTCACCTTCGAGGATCAGCTCAAGGCGGTGATCGCCGTCGCCTCGCTGCGCGAATTCGACCAGGCGCAATTGAGCTTCCTCGACCAGCTCACGGCCAGCATCGGCATCGTCTTGAACTCGATCGAGGCGACGATGCAGACCGAAGGCCTGCTGAAGCAGAGCCAGGAGCTCGCCGGAGAGCTACAGGCGCAGCAGAGGGAGCTGCAGAAGACCAACGAGCAGCTGGAGCAGAAGGCGCAGCAGCTCGCCGAGCGCAACGTCGAGGTGGAAGCGAAGAACCAGGAAATCGAGCACGCGCGGCGAGCTCTCGAGGAGAAGGCGACCGAGTTGGCGCTGACTTCGAAATACAAGTCGGAATTCCTCGCCAACATGAGCCACGAGCTGCGTACGCCGCTCAACTCGATCCTCATCCTCGGCCAGCAGCTCAGCGAGAACGCCGACGGCAACCTCAGCGACAAGCAGGTCGAGTTCTCGCGCACCATCCACGGCGCCGGCAGCGACCTGTTGAACCTCATCAGCGACATCCTCGACCTGTCGAAGATCGAGTCCGGCACCGTTTCGGTCGACGCCGAGGAGCTGTACCTGACGAACCTGCTCGACACGGTGGCGCGGCCGTTCCGTCACGAGGCGGAGGGCCGTCACCTCTCCTTCGATCTGGAACTCGATCCGAGCCTCGGCCGCAGCATCATCACCGACTCCAAGCGCCTGCAGCAGGTGCTGAAGAACCTGCTATCCAACGCTTTCAAGTTCACCGAGCACGGCGGCGTGCGGCTGACCACCTCGGCGGCTGCAGCCGGCTGGAACCCGGACCACCCGGTGCTCAGCAAGTCGTCGAGCGTCATCGCCTTCGAGGTGTCGGACACCGGCATCGGCATTCTGCCCGAAAAGCAGAAGATCATCTTCGAGGCGTTCCAGCAGGCCGACGCTTCGACGAGCCGCAAGTACGGAGGCACCGGCCTCGGCCTCGCCATCAGCCGCGAGCTGGCGACGCTTTTGGGCGGCGAGATCCAGCTGCGCTCGACCCCCGGCATGGGCTCGACCTTCACGCTGTTTCTGCCGCAGAGCTACATCGGACCGTCGGTGACCCTGGTCGAGGATACGGGCGCGAGGGCGAGGTTGATCGCCGACGCGCAGCAGCTGCGACCGCCCGAGCGGACCGTCGAATCGATCGCCGACGATCGCGACAACCTGGCTCCTGGGGAGTCGGTGCTGCTCGTCGTCGAGGACGATCCGCACTACGCGCGCATTCTCATGGATCTGGCGCACGACAACGGCTTCAAGGTGCTGGTCGCGCAACGCGGCGCCGAGGCGCTGGCGCTAGCCACCGAGTTCAACCCCAACGCTGTCTCCCTCGACGTGTTCCTGCCCGACATGATGGGCTGGAGCGTGCTCAGTCAGCTGAAGCAGAACCCGCTGACGCGCCACATCCCGGTGCAAATGATCACCCTCGACGAAGATCGTCAGCACGCCCTGGCACAGGGCGCGTTCTCGTTCCTGACGAAGCCGACGACGGTCGATGGCCTGCGCGAAGCGCTCAACCGCATCAAGGATTTCGCCGTCCCGCGGCGCAAGCAGCTCCTGGTGGTGGAGGACAACGAGGCCGAACGGCTCGGCATCCGCGAGCTTCTGAACCACGACGACATCGATATCGCTACCGCCTCGAAGGGTTCAGAGGCGCTTGATTTCCTGCGCACAAACGAGTGCGATTGCGTGGTGCTGGACCTCAAGTTGCCGGACATGTCGGGCTTCCAGGTTCTGGAGGAGCTCGGCAAGGACGAGGCGCTTTCTGCGATCCCGGTTGTCGTCTTTACCGGTCGCGAGCTTTCGGCGGAGGAAGACGCTCGGCTGCGCTCGATGGCGCGCAGCGTCGTCGTCAAAGGCGTTGAATCGCCCGAGCGTCTGCTGGACGAGACGGCGCTGTTCCTGCACCGCATCGTCGGCGAGCTGCCTGCCGAAAAGCAGCGCATGCTCGAGCGGCTGCACGAGTCGGATGACGATCTGGTCGGCCAGACGGTGCTGCTCGTCGACGACGACGCGCGCAATATCTTCGCCTTGAGCAGTGTGCTCGAGCGCCGCGGCATGAATGTCTTGACCGCCACCACCGGCAACGAGGCGATCGACAGCCTCGAGGCGACGCCGGACGTCGCCATTGTCCTCATGGACATCATGATGCCGGAAATGGACGGCTACCAGACGATGCAAGCCATCCGTACACAGGCCAAATGGCGGCGACTGCCGATCATCGCGCTGACCGCCAAGGCGATGAAAGGCGACAGGGAGAAATGTCTGGTGGCGGGAGCGTCCGACTATCTGGCCAAACCGGTGAACACCGAACAACTGCTCGCGGCTTTACGTATGTGGCTGCATCGCTAG
- a CDS encoding sensor histidine kinase has protein sequence MTARQPVNILLVDDQPAKLLSYEVILGELGENLIKANSAGEALGALLKTDVAVVLVDVCMPDLDGFQLAEMIRGHPRYEKTAIIFISAIQVTDLDRIRGYKSGAVDYVPVPVIPEILRAKVRIFAELYRKNRQLEEFAADLERRVAERTAELEQSTDRLRESEERLRQALSAARMGTWRRDLATQMSQRDASFNAIMGLPAVDSTATVEERLEEIHPDDRQGVMEAWTTAVTGRGDYEAEFRVKRRDGVTRWVRDQGRFVAGDNGQSDCLAGLTLDITERKKAEEAQGLLIQELNHRVKNMLTTVQAIALQSLNGAQTADKDRFLSRIQALATCHNLLTRSSWEGAHLRDILESTFAPHRSQQAAQRISLSGVDTLLTSRDALSVTLALHELVTNAVKHGAFANNEGRIELTWQVDPDPSARLHLSWSEAGGPPVSPPSHKGFGSRLLTSLAAQSGAAYSCEYQPAGFKCRLALPLEARA, from the coding sequence ATGACCGCTCGCCAACCAGTCAACATTCTGCTCGTCGACGACCAGCCAGCCAAGCTGCTGAGCTATGAGGTCATTCTCGGCGAGCTGGGGGAGAACCTGATCAAGGCCAACTCGGCTGGCGAGGCGCTCGGCGCCTTGCTCAAGACCGATGTGGCCGTCGTGCTCGTCGACGTGTGCATGCCCGACCTCGACGGGTTCCAGCTCGCCGAGATGATCCGCGGCCATCCCCGTTACGAGAAGACCGCGATCATCTTCATCTCGGCCATCCAGGTGACCGACCTCGATCGTATCCGCGGCTACAAGTCGGGTGCGGTCGATTACGTTCCGGTGCCAGTCATCCCCGAGATCCTGCGCGCCAAGGTGCGCATCTTCGCCGAGCTCTACCGCAAGAATCGCCAGCTCGAGGAATTTGCGGCTGATCTGGAGCGCCGCGTGGCGGAGCGCACGGCCGAGCTCGAGCAATCGACGGACCGGTTGCGCGAGAGCGAGGAGCGGTTGCGCCAGGCGTTGAGCGCGGCGCGCATGGGGACTTGGCGCCGGGATCTCGCCACGCAGATGAGCCAGCGCGACGCCAGTTTCAACGCCATCATGGGACTGCCGGCGGTCGATTCCACCGCGACGGTGGAGGAGCGGCTGGAGGAGATCCACCCCGACGACAGGCAAGGCGTCATGGAAGCGTGGACGACCGCGGTGACCGGGCGAGGCGACTACGAGGCCGAATTCCGCGTCAAGCGCCGCGACGGGGTGACCCGATGGGTGCGTGACCAGGGGCGCTTCGTCGCCGGCGACAACGGCCAGTCCGATTGTCTCGCGGGTCTCACACTCGACATCACCGAGCGCAAGAAAGCCGAGGAGGCGCAGGGCCTGCTCATCCAGGAGCTCAATCACCGCGTCAAGAACATGCTGACGACGGTGCAGGCGATCGCCCTGCAGAGCCTCAACGGCGCCCAGACCGCCGACAAGGACCGCTTCCTGTCGCGCATCCAGGCGCTCGCCACCTGCCACAACCTGCTGACGCGCAGCAGCTGGGAGGGTGCGCACCTGCGCGACATCCTCGAGAGCACGTTCGCGCCGCATCGCAGTCAGCAGGCCGCGCAGCGCATCTCGCTGTCGGGCGTCGACACGCTGTTGACATCGCGCGACGCGCTGTCGGTGACGCTGGCACTGCACGAGCTCGTCACCAACGCGGTCAAGCACGGTGCTTTCGCCAACAACGAAGGGCGCATCGAGCTTACCTGGCAGGTCGACCCGGATCCTTCGGCGCGGCTGCACCTGTCGTGGAGCGAGGCCGGCGGTCCGCCGGTCAGCCCGCCCAGTCACAAGGGGTTCGGCTCGCGGCTGCTGACCTCCCTCGCGGCGCAGTCGGGAGCCGCCTACTCCTGCGAATATCAGCCTGCCGGATTCAAATGCCGTCTGGCATTACCACTCGAGGCAAGAGCATGA
- a CDS encoding response regulator — MTEALTGKRVLVLEDEPLIAMVLVDILEEAGCTVVGPAHDADQAAKLIAENAIDVAVLDVNLGSGRTSATIADSLKSVGTPFVFATGYGEQGLRIADRGHLRVDKPYCGPTIIATVVAALKAA; from the coding sequence ATGACGGAAGCTTTGACGGGCAAACGGGTTCTGGTGCTCGAGGACGAGCCTCTGATCGCCATGGTTCTGGTCGACATACTCGAAGAGGCGGGCTGTACCGTCGTCGGCCCGGCGCACGATGCCGACCAGGCGGCGAAGCTGATTGCCGAGAACGCCATCGACGTCGCCGTGCTCGACGTCAACCTCGGTTCGGGGCGCACGTCGGCGACGATCGCCGATTCCTTGAAGAGTGTCGGGACCCCGTTCGTCTTCGCCACTGGCTACGGCGAGCAGGGCTTGCGCATCGCCGATCGCGGGCACCTGCGCGTCGACAAGCCGTACTGCGGGCCAACCATCATTGCGACCGTTGTCGCGGCGCTCAAGGCTGCCTAG
- a CDS encoding MFS transporter: MTSEAIPGRRRALTREERKVIIASSAGTVFEWYDFYLYGALASIIGAQFFAAYSVTQQSIFALLTFAAGFIVRPFGAIIFGRLGDIVGRKYTFVVTVVLMGAATFLVGLLPTYHTIGVAAPIALIVLRMLQGLATGGEYGGAAVYVAEHAPHNQRGFFTSWVNTTPTLALLLSLVVIMFTQIALDAGFPPVEQPDGTTLSAFKAWGWRIPFLLSAVLLLISLYVRLQMQESPAFQRMKAEGAASAQPLREAFGEWRNIKIGLIALFGLVAGQAVVWYTAHFYALFFIQNILQVDQFTTNVLVAWALIAGVGFVVAFASLSDRIGRKPLILGGCLLAVLTYFPLFEHLTRTANPALYRAQSNVEVTVAADPADCAFQFNPTGKVAYSSSCDIAKAALAQRAVHYRNEEAAAGTVASVRIGKVQPIAASDADFAVKVATALAAEGYPNPGHAETVKIPIDPSAGLANVAKVFDIWSAQKLTIIGILVLLIMFAAMTYGPIAAALVELFPTRIRYSGMSLPYHIGNGWFGGLLPATSFAIVAATGNIYSGLWYPVIVAGATVVIGLFLVPETHKTVDEYTRS; encoded by the coding sequence TGACGCAGCAGAGCATCTTCGCGCTGCTCACCTTCGCCGCGGGTTTCATCGTCCGTCCGTTCGGCGCCATCATCTTCGGCCGTCTCGGCGACATCGTCGGCCGGAAGTACACGTTCGTCGTCACCGTCGTGCTCATGGGCGCGGCGACGTTCCTCGTCGGACTGCTACCCACCTATCACACGATCGGCGTCGCGGCGCCCATCGCGCTGATCGTCCTGCGCATGCTGCAGGGCCTCGCTACGGGTGGTGAATACGGAGGCGCCGCCGTCTACGTCGCCGAGCACGCGCCGCACAACCAGCGTGGGTTCTTCACCAGCTGGGTCAACACCACGCCGACGCTCGCCCTGCTTCTCTCGCTGGTCGTCATCATGTTCACGCAGATCGCGCTCGACGCCGGCTTCCCGCCCGTCGAGCAGCCCGACGGGACGACGCTCAGCGCCTTCAAGGCATGGGGCTGGCGCATCCCGTTCCTACTCTCCGCAGTCCTTCTGCTCATCTCTCTCTACGTGCGCTTGCAGATGCAGGAGAGCCCCGCGTTCCAGCGGATGAAGGCGGAAGGCGCCGCCTCGGCGCAGCCGCTGCGCGAAGCGTTCGGCGAGTGGCGTAACATCAAGATCGGGCTAATTGCCCTGTTCGGGCTCGTCGCCGGACAGGCGGTGGTCTGGTACACGGCGCACTTCTACGCGCTGTTCTTCATCCAGAATATTCTGCAGGTCGACCAGTTCACCACCAACGTGCTGGTCGCCTGGGCGCTGATCGCCGGCGTCGGCTTCGTCGTCGCGTTCGCGAGCCTATCGGACCGCATAGGTCGCAAGCCCTTGATCCTCGGCGGCTGCCTCCTCGCGGTCCTCACCTACTTCCCGCTGTTCGAGCATCTGACGCGTACGGCCAACCCGGCACTCTACCGCGCCCAGAGCAACGTCGAGGTCACCGTCGCCGCCGATCCCGCCGACTGCGCCTTCCAATTCAACCCCACCGGCAAGGTCGCCTACAGCTCTTCGTGCGACATCGCCAAGGCGGCGCTCGCTCAGCGCGCCGTGCACTACCGTAACGAGGAAGCTGCCGCCGGCACCGTCGCCAGCGTCCGCATCGGCAAGGTCCAGCCCATCGCCGCTAGCGATGCAGACTTCGCGGTGAAGGTCGCGACCGCGCTTGCCGCCGAGGGCTATCCAAATCCCGGTCACGCGGAGACAGTGAAGATCCCCATCGACCCCTCGGCCGGTCTCGCCAACGTCGCCAAGGTGTTCGACATCTGGAGCGCGCAGAAGCTGACGATCATCGGCATCCTCGTGCTGCTCATCATGTTCGCGGCAATGACCTACGGGCCGATCGCGGCGGCGCTCGTCGAGCTGTTTCCCACGCGTATCCGCTATTCCGGCATGTCGCTGCCCTATCACATCGGCAACGGCTGGTTCGGCGGACTGCTGCCCGCCACCTCGTTCGCCATCGTCGCAGCGACCGGAAATATCTATTCGGGGCTGTGGTACCCGGTCATCGTCGCCGGCGCGACGGTGGTCATCGGCCTGTTCCTCGTGCCCGAGACGCACAAGACGGTCGACGAGTACACGCGCAGCTGA